A genomic window from Anthocerotibacter panamensis C109 includes:
- a CDS encoding trans-sulfuration enzyme family protein, with amino-acid sequence MTDLTPQEPSRGLGFGTRAIHAGQEPDPHTGAVITPIYATSTYVQRSPGIHKGYEYSRSQNPTRQAYERCVADLECGRQGFAFASGLAAIATVLDCLDSGSHVIAMDDLYGGTYRLFEGVRKRSAGLEFSFVNLADSEQLRLAIRPNTRLIWIETPSNPLLKLVDLEAVVRIAKAHGLWTVADNTFASPWVQRPLEWGVDLVMHSATKYLNGHSDMVGGIVVVGDNQALTERLQFLQNAVGAIAGPFDSFLALRGLKTLHLRMERHGQNALAVARWLEVHPRVEKVFYPGLPSHPQHKLALGQMQGFGGMVTAVLHGGLEPTRCFLERCQLFALAESLGGVESLIEHPAIMTHASVPPAQRAALGIHDGLVRLSVGVEDIHDLIADLDQALHLP; translated from the coding sequence ATGACCGACCTCACGCCACAAGAACCTTCCAGGGGTTTGGGCTTCGGCACGCGGGCTATCCATGCCGGTCAGGAGCCCGACCCTCATACCGGAGCGGTCATCACGCCTATCTACGCCACCTCGACCTATGTGCAGCGCAGCCCCGGCATCCACAAAGGCTATGAATATTCCCGCAGCCAAAATCCTACCCGTCAAGCCTACGAGCGCTGCGTAGCCGACTTGGAGTGCGGTCGCCAGGGTTTTGCCTTTGCCTCAGGACTCGCCGCGATTGCCACGGTCTTGGACTGTCTGGACAGCGGGAGCCATGTCATTGCTATGGACGACCTCTACGGGGGTACCTATCGCCTTTTTGAAGGGGTGCGTAAGCGCTCAGCTGGGTTGGAGTTTAGCTTTGTCAACCTCGCCGACTCGGAGCAGCTACGGCTGGCTATTCGCCCCAATACGCGCTTGATCTGGATCGAGACGCCGAGTAATCCCCTTTTGAAGTTGGTGGATTTGGAGGCGGTGGTACGCATCGCCAAGGCGCACGGGCTCTGGACAGTGGCTGACAATACTTTCGCTAGTCCCTGGGTCCAACGTCCGCTGGAGTGGGGTGTTGATCTGGTCATGCACTCGGCTACCAAATACCTCAACGGTCACTCGGATATGGTCGGAGGCATCGTCGTGGTCGGGGACAATCAGGCATTGACCGAGCGCCTCCAGTTTTTGCAGAATGCGGTGGGGGCGATAGCTGGACCCTTTGACAGTTTCCTGGCCCTGCGCGGGCTCAAGACGCTGCACCTGCGGATGGAGCGCCACGGCCAAAATGCTCTAGCGGTCGCCCGATGGCTAGAGGTGCATCCCCGCGTGGAGAAAGTCTTCTACCCCGGCCTTCCTAGCCATCCTCAGCACAAGCTCGCCCTCGGGCAGATGCAGGGCTTTGGCGGGATGGTCACGGCTGTACTACATGGCGGACTGGAGCCTACACGCTGTTTCCTGGAGCGCTGCCAGCTCTTTGCTCTGGCGGAGAGTTTAGGCGGGGTGGAGAGCCTGATTGAGCACCCGGCTATCATGACTCATGCCTCGGTTCCTCCGGCCCAACGAGCAGCCCTCGGCATCCATGATGGACTGGTGCGCCTCTCGGTTGGGGTTGAGGATATCCATGACCTGATTGCTGACCTAGATCAAGCACTGCACCTACCTTGA